In a single window of the Melissococcus plutonius ATCC 35311 genome:
- a CDS encoding ABC transporter substrate-binding protein: MKKLSSLFIGLIGIIFILFIGVYQLEQTSGMVGKNTVTIYNWGDYIDPKLIQQFEKESGYKVVYETFDSNEAMFTKIQQGGTAYDIAIPSEYMIQKMIKAKMLLPIDHSKLRGLTNIHEAFLNQSFDPKNRYSIPYFWGTLGIIYNDKFIEKSNMQHWDDLWRPELKNNLMLIDGAREVLGFSLNSLGYSLNSKNNEQLKEAAHKLNHLTSNVKAIVADEIKMYMINEESAVAVTFSGEAAEMLEQNKHLHYVIPSEGSNLWFDNIVIPKTVKNKKGAYAFMNFMLRPENAAKNAKYIGYSTPNEAAMKLLPKKTTSDKQFYPDNALIKHLNVYNDLGAKYLEKYNDLFLEFKMYRK; encoded by the coding sequence ATGAAAAAACTTTCCTCCTTATTCATTGGACTCATTGGAATTATTTTTATTCTTTTTATTGGTGTCTATCAATTAGAACAAACTAGTGGAATGGTTGGCAAAAATACTGTGACGATTTATAACTGGGGAGATTATATTGATCCTAAATTAATTCAGCAGTTTGAGAAAGAAAGTGGTTATAAGGTTGTTTACGAAACATTTGATTCGAATGAAGCGATGTTTACAAAGATTCAACAGGGAGGAACTGCCTATGATATTGCTATTCCCTCTGAATATATGATTCAAAAAATGATTAAAGCCAAAATGCTTTTGCCAATCGACCATTCAAAACTGAGAGGATTAACCAATATTCATGAGGCATTTTTGAATCAATCTTTTGATCCAAAAAATCGTTACTCCATTCCTTATTTCTGGGGAACATTAGGAATCATTTATAATGATAAATTTATTGAAAAAAGCAACATGCAACATTGGGATGATCTGTGGCGTCCTGAATTAAAGAATAATCTCATGTTAATTGATGGTGCCAGAGAAGTTCTTGGATTTTCATTAAATAGTCTAGGCTATTCTTTAAATAGTAAAAATAACGAACAGCTTAAAGAAGCTGCCCATAAATTAAATCATTTAACAAGCAATGTAAAAGCAATTGTTGCTGATGAGATAAAAATGTATATGATTAATGAAGAAAGTGCCGTAGCAGTGACTTTTTCAGGTGAGGCAGCAGAAATGTTGGAACAGAATAAACATTTGCATTATGTTATTCCATCAGAAGGTTCAAATTTATGGTTCGATAATATCGTTATTCCAAAAACAGTTAAGAATAAAAAAGGTGCCTATGCATTTATGAATTTTATGCTGCGTCCAGAAAATGCAGCTAAAAATGCTAAATATATTGGTTATTCCACACCGAATGAAGCAGCGATGAAATTGTTGCCCAAAAAAACGACTTCAGATAAACAGTTTTATCCAGACAATGCATTAATTAAACATTTAAATGTTTATAATGATTTAGGTGCTAAATATTTGGAAAAATATAATGATTTATTCCTAGAATTTAAAATGTATCGGAAATAA
- a CDS encoding ABC transporter permease translates to MKKKYTKFSHFYLFFIFVLLYLPIFYLIYYSFNKSNSMNKFTGFTFANYVEVFNDTRLLIIVLNTFLLAFLSALLATMIGTFGTLGIYYTKKRNIRTLLLGLNNILLVSPDVITGASFLIFFTIIGFINLGFSSVLLSHIAFSIPIVVLMVLPKLQEMNDSMVDAARDLGANSFQVIKNIILPFLSPGIIAGYFMAFTYSLDDFAVTFFVTGNGFSTLSVEIYSRARQGISLEINALSTLVFIFSMLLVIGYYFISKDNNSKRIKKIRQTNDEELKLK, encoded by the coding sequence ATGAAAAAAAAATATACGAAATTCTCACATTTTTATTTGTTTTTCATTTTTGTCTTGTTATATCTTCCAATCTTCTATTTAATTTATTATTCTTTTAACAAAAGTAATTCTATGAATAAATTTACAGGTTTTACGTTTGCTAATTATGTTGAGGTATTTAACGACACACGATTATTGATCATTGTATTAAATACCTTTTTATTGGCTTTTTTATCTGCTTTACTCGCTACTATGATTGGGACCTTTGGAACACTAGGAATTTATTATACTAAAAAGCGAAATATACGTACGTTGTTGCTTGGTCTTAATAACATTCTTTTAGTTTCTCCAGATGTTATTACTGGCGCTAGTTTTTTGATTTTTTTCACGATTATTGGCTTTATTAATCTGGGTTTTTCAAGTGTATTACTTTCCCATATTGCCTTCAGTATTCCGATTGTAGTATTGATGGTTTTGCCTAAACTTCAAGAAATGAATGATTCGATGGTAGATGCAGCTAGAGATTTAGGTGCGAATAGTTTTCAGGTAATAAAAAATATTATTCTACCATTTTTATCTCCAGGAATTATTGCTGGTTATTTCATGGCTTTTACTTATTCTTTAGACGATTTTGCTGTTACGTTTTTTGTGACAGGAAATGGTTTTTCCACGCTTTCTGTTGAGATTTATTCACGTGCTCGACAAGGAATTAGTTTAGAGATTAATGCATTGAGTACTCTGGTTTTTATTTTTTCAATGCTACTGGTAATCGGTTATTACTTTATTAGTAAAGATAATAATTCCAAACGAATAAAAAAGATAAGACAAACAAATGATGAGGAGTTGAAGCTGAAATGA
- a CDS encoding ABC transporter permease, with protein MKTARRFYSIPYVIWLVLFVITPVFMIIYQSFFDQCGHFTFDNYTTYFTSTTYLGMTINSVWYAFIITFITLLISYPTAYFLTKLKHKQLWLMLIILPTWVNLLLKAYAFIGIFSMHGNVNQFLSFLGIGSKQILFTDFSFVFVAAYVEIPFMILPIFNALEELNPSLISASYDLGASSRETFRRVIFPLSLTGVKSGVQAVFIPSLSLFMLTRLIGGNRVITLGTAIEEHFLVTQNWGMGSTIGVILIMAMFIVMMLTGEKKRGSDKKK; from the coding sequence GTGAAAACAGCACGTCGATTTTATTCCATTCCCTATGTGATATGGTTGGTTTTATTTGTCATTACACCGGTTTTCATGATTATTTATCAATCATTTTTTGATCAATGTGGTCATTTTACTTTTGATAATTATACTACCTATTTTACATCGACAACTTATCTAGGTATGACTATTAATTCTGTTTGGTATGCCTTTATTATCACGTTCATTACCTTACTCATTAGTTATCCTACAGCTTATTTTTTAACCAAATTAAAACATAAACAACTTTGGTTAATGTTAATTATTCTACCAACCTGGGTAAATCTTTTATTAAAAGCCTATGCATTTATTGGTATTTTTAGCATGCATGGTAATGTAAATCAATTTTTATCTTTTTTAGGAATTGGCTCTAAACAAATTCTATTTACTGATTTTAGTTTTGTATTTGTAGCTGCATATGTAGAGATTCCATTTATGATTTTACCAATTTTCAATGCACTGGAAGAATTGAATCCATCATTGATTAGTGCGAGTTATGATTTAGGTGCAAGTAGTCGAGAAACCTTTCGACGAGTAATATTTCCTTTGTCATTAACTGGTGTCAAAAGTGGTGTACAAGCTGTTTTTATTCCCTCCCTATCCTTATTTATGTTGACTCGTTTAATTGGCGGAAATCGGGTCATTACCTTAGGAACAGCGATTGAAGAACATTTTTTAGTTACTCAAAATTGGGGAATGGGATCAACGATTGGTGTTATATTAATTATGGCTATGTTTATTGTAATGATGCTCACAGGAGAAAAAAAGAGAGGAAGTGACAAAAAGAAATGA
- a CDS encoding ABC transporter ATP-binding protein: MAKTIISFENVVKEFDNEKILKKISFEIEEGKFYTLLGPSGCGKTTILRILSGFTDVTSGDVYFDGKKINHIPSNKRQVNTVFQDYALFPHMNVFDNVAFGLKIKKLPKQQIKNKVKEALRLIQLPGYENREISEMSGGQRQRVAIARAIVNEPKVLLLDEPLSALDLNLRTDMQYELRELQQRLGITFIFVTHDQEEALAMSDEIFVMNKGRIIQSGSPVAIYDEPINHFVANFVGESNIVNGIMREDNLVEFVGKCFECVDGGMRDQEPVEIVLRPEDLKITTKEKGKLVVTVDNQLFRGMHYEILCHDEQMNEWLVSSTRKAVEGSEIGLFFEPEDIHVMRFNESEEDFDARLDSYEE; this comes from the coding sequence TTGGCAAAAACCATCATTTCATTTGAAAATGTCGTCAAGGAGTTCGATAATGAAAAAATTTTAAAAAAAATTAGTTTTGAAATAGAAGAAGGAAAATTCTATACCTTATTAGGACCATCCGGTTGTGGAAAAACAACGATTTTACGTATTTTGTCTGGTTTTACAGATGTAACTTCCGGAGATGTTTACTTTGACGGTAAGAAGATTAATCATATACCATCAAATAAACGGCAAGTGAATACTGTCTTTCAAGATTATGCGTTATTTCCACATATGAATGTGTTCGATAATGTTGCTTTTGGTTTAAAAATTAAAAAATTGCCTAAACAGCAGATAAAAAACAAAGTCAAAGAAGCACTTCGATTAATTCAGCTACCCGGTTATGAAAACCGAGAAATTAGCGAGATGTCTGGTGGACAACGTCAGCGGGTAGCGATTGCTCGGGCGATTGTAAATGAGCCGAAGGTACTACTTTTAGATGAACCACTTTCAGCTTTAGATTTAAATCTGAGAACCGATATGCAATATGAGCTACGTGAATTGCAGCAAAGACTGGGGATTACTTTTATTTTTGTTACACATGATCAAGAGGAAGCACTGGCAATGAGTGATGAAATTTTTGTTATGAATAAGGGAAGGATCATTCAAAGTGGCTCACCTGTTGCTATCTATGATGAACCGATTAATCATTTTGTGGCAAATTTTGTTGGTGAAAGCAATATTGTCAATGGGATTATGCGTGAGGACAATTTGGTCGAGTTTGTTGGCAAATGTTTTGAATGTGTTGATGGCGGTATGAGGGATCAGGAACCTGTAGAAATTGTTTTACGACCAGAAGATTTAAAAATTACAACAAAAGAAAAGGGTAAATTAGTAGTTACAGTCGATAACCAACTATTTCGAGGGATGCATTATGAAATTCTTTGTCATGATGAACAAATGAATGAATGGTTAGTCAGCTCAACAAGAAAAGCTGTTGAGGGTTCAGAAATTGGCTTGTTTTTTGAACCGGAGGATATTCATGTCATGCGTTTTAATGAATCAGAGGAAGATTTTGATGCACGTTTAGATAGTTATGAAGAATAA
- a CDS encoding helix-turn-helix domain-containing protein translates to MEIGDRLRNLRIQRDLTQEELGERTDLTKGYISQLERNLSSPSMETFFTILEVLGVSPEEFFNEQTMEQKIVYQDKDNTHYYDEENGYELRWLVPGSNEKEMEPVLITFIKNGEYKTFEPSLSETFVYVLEGSITLLLGDIQYRAKKGETLYYHATSAHQLKNCSKGKSRILVVATASYL, encoded by the coding sequence ATGGAGATTGGCGATCGACTGAGAAATTTACGCATACAAAGAGATTTAACACAAGAAGAATTAGGGGAACGAACAGATTTAACAAAGGGATATATTTCTCAATTGGAAAGAAATTTAAGTTCTCCTTCAATGGAAACTTTTTTTACCATTTTAGAAGTTCTAGGTGTCTCTCCAGAAGAATTTTTTAATGAACAGACGATGGAACAAAAAATTGTTTATCAGGATAAAGATAATACGCATTACTATGATGAAGAGAATGGATATGAATTAAGGTGGCTGGTGCCTGGATCGAATGAAAAAGAAATGGAACCCGTGTTAATTACTTTTATCAAAAATGGTGAATATAAAACTTTTGAACCTTCTTTATCAGAAACATTTGTCTATGTCCTTGAAGGTTCAATCACTTTACTGTTAGGAGATATTCAGTATCGTGCTAAAAAGGGAGAAACACTTTATTATCATGCAACCAGTGCTCACCAGTTAAAAAATTGTTCAAAAGGTAAAAGCAGAATTTTAGTAGTAGCAACAGCCTCTTATTTATAG